One window of the Gammaproteobacteria bacterium genome contains the following:
- the hutG gene encoding N-formylglutamate deformylase: MSQIYELILGSNPVLISMPHDGFQIPESIASHMTEEGRSSRDTDWYVSRLYQFAQYLGCYMIRPFYSRYVIDLNRPVDDAPLYPGMDTTGLVPLDSFRKKPLYLPNQEPDAAERQARINAYWQPYHQALSDTLAEIRSKFGVAVLFEAHSIASEVPRFFEGRLPDLNFGNNDGQSCERSLLTAIASVPTSEFSTVFNGRFKGGYITRHYGKPEQNIHAVQLELSWRTYLDESEIQWNGHKAKRVQPILEAVIGKVIEWANNKAR, from the coding sequence ATGAGTCAGATTTATGAACTTATATTGGGTTCGAATCCTGTACTGATATCGATGCCGCATGACGGATTTCAAATACCCGAATCAATTGCGAGCCATATGACGGAGGAGGGGAGAAGTTCTCGCGATACGGATTGGTATGTCTCACGGCTTTATCAATTTGCGCAATATCTCGGCTGTTACATGATTCGACCGTTCTATTCCCGCTATGTGATCGATTTAAACCGACCGGTCGATGACGCTCCGTTGTATCCGGGTATGGACACAACCGGCCTGGTTCCCTTGGACAGTTTTCGAAAAAAACCTTTGTATCTACCAAACCAGGAACCTGACGCCGCAGAGCGGCAAGCGCGTATTAACGCCTATTGGCAACCGTACCATCAGGCATTGTCGGACACTCTTGCGGAAATCCGGTCGAAATTTGGGGTTGCCGTGCTATTTGAAGCCCACTCCATAGCCTCGGAGGTGCCAAGATTTTTTGAGGGACGTCTGCCTGATCTCAATTTTGGCAATAATGATGGCCAAAGTTGTGAGCGCAGCTTATTAACAGCCATCGCCTCAGTTCCGACCAGCGAGTTTTCTACGGTGTTTAACGGGCGTTTTAAAGGTGGCTATATTACAAGGCACTATGGGAAGCCAGAGCAAAACATACATGCGGTACAACTTGAACTTTCGTGGCGGACATACCTAGATGAATCCGAGATTCAATGGAACGGACATAAAGCCAAACGCGTCCAGCCGATACTTGAAGCTGTGATTGGCAAAGTGATTGAGTGGGCAAATAACAAAGCCCGCTAA
- a CDS encoding SDR family NAD(P)-dependent oxidoreductase → MQELLALVVEQSRGWFPETRRASVSVPGRVLITGAAGSIGCLLARSLCKVGLEVVALDWDEQRLYRLTQTLEGIEPVLADVHSTERWRAYLEGCQWVIHCAAYKDVPFLESQPAAAWRNNVISTEKLLNACAQHGVPNILHISTDKSVEPVSWLGLSKWASEQLVVEYMRATEANVAVLRLCNVLASRGSVLRLWAENPGQCVITDPNARRWYVHPDVVASTVLSWVAQPQKGILLSPTAVERSVGALWQFFQDCCRQLNIQAKHVALQKLRQGEKLSERLHWAFESPIRIGHFDVITPWVSEPVPAEVYPEKDEVQSCIQRWRRRNESDL, encoded by the coding sequence ATGCAAGAGTTGCTTGCGTTGGTAGTTGAACAATCCAGGGGGTGGTTTCCAGAGACTCGACGCGCGTCTGTATCAGTTCCTGGGCGCGTGTTAATCACTGGCGCGGCTGGCAGCATCGGGTGTCTATTGGCACGCTCGTTATGCAAAGTCGGTTTGGAAGTGGTTGCACTTGACTGGGATGAACAACGGCTTTATCGGCTGACACAAACTCTTGAAGGTATTGAGCCGGTGCTTGCTGATGTGCACAGTACCGAAAGGTGGCGTGCTTATCTTGAAGGCTGTCAGTGGGTGATCCATTGTGCGGCATACAAAGATGTGCCATTTCTTGAATCTCAACCAGCCGCGGCGTGGCGCAATAACGTCATATCGACAGAAAAACTGTTGAACGCATGCGCGCAACATGGTGTTCCAAACATTCTGCACATCTCGACAGACAAATCGGTCGAGCCCGTAAGCTGGCTCGGTTTGAGCAAGTGGGCTTCGGAGCAACTGGTCGTTGAATACATGCGCGCCACTGAGGCCAATGTCGCAGTGCTGAGACTTTGCAATGTGCTTGCAAGTCGAGGCAGCGTTTTGCGTCTTTGGGCAGAAAATCCTGGCCAATGCGTGATAACCGACCCAAACGCTCGGCGCTGGTATGTGCATCCCGATGTTGTAGCAAGTACTGTTTTGTCATGGGTCGCACAGCCCCAAAAAGGCATTTTACTTTCGCCAACTGCTGTTGAGCGCTCAGTCGGAGCATTATGGCAATTCTTTCAAGACTGTTGTCGGCAACTAAATATTCAAGCCAAACACGTTGCGCTACAAAAATTAAGGCAGGGCGAGAAACTGTCAGAACGACTGCACTGGGCTTTTGAGTCACCGATACGCATTGGGCATTTCGATGTCATAACACCTTGGGTGAGCGAGCCGGTGCCGGCGGAAGTATACCCTGAAAAGGACGAGGTGCAGAGCTGTATTCAGCGTTGGAGGAGACGCAATGAGTCAGATTTATGA
- a CDS encoding bifunctional sulfate adenylyltransferase/adenylylsulfate kinase, giving the protein MKKIEWTLTKRQLCDVELILNGGFSPLDGFVGQQDYESILNEMRLATGALWPIPIVLDVSEDVAPECGDIMILKDGEGIPVAELQVSDVWQPELKHEAEAVYGTIDKTHPGVHYLFHQSFPIYVGGKLKALKPIRHYDFVEHRHSPDALKAMFAERGWKRIVAFQTRNPMHRAHVALTQRAAAKANANLLIHPVVGMTKPGDIDHFCRVRCYEAVLKRFPEQTTMLSLLPLAMRMAGPREALWHAMIRKNYGCTHFIVGRDHAGPGKDTAGRPFYGPYDAQNLVQKYADEIEIEMVPFREMVYVSSRAEYRPVDEVTEDDQIESISGTEFRRRLQNDLPIPEWFSYPEVVKELRRTIRPRARQGYTVFFTGLSGAGKSTLANALMQKLLEIGGRSVTLLDGDIVRQNLSSELGFSKAHRDLNIRRIGFVAAEITKAGGVAICAPIAPYRETRRAVRKMVSEYGGFVEVYVSTPLEVCEARDPKGLYAKARAGLIKQFTGIDDPYEAPESPELSIDTSQETVLESVQRIILHLESEGYISA; this is encoded by the coding sequence ATGAAAAAGATTGAGTGGACCCTAACTAAACGTCAATTGTGCGACGTAGAACTGATTCTTAATGGTGGTTTCTCACCGTTAGACGGATTCGTCGGCCAGCAGGACTATGAAAGCATATTGAATGAGATGAGGCTGGCCACTGGTGCGCTCTGGCCAATCCCAATTGTGCTTGACGTCTCTGAGGATGTTGCGCCGGAATGTGGTGACATTATGATTCTCAAAGATGGCGAAGGGATTCCAGTGGCAGAGCTCCAAGTATCAGATGTTTGGCAACCGGAGCTCAAACATGAAGCGGAAGCAGTGTACGGCACAATTGATAAAACGCATCCTGGTGTCCATTATCTGTTCCATCAGTCATTTCCAATCTATGTTGGCGGGAAGCTCAAAGCGTTAAAGCCAATTCGCCATTATGATTTCGTAGAGCATCGACATTCGCCAGATGCTTTAAAAGCCATGTTTGCTGAACGCGGCTGGAAGCGTATTGTGGCCTTTCAAACACGCAATCCCATGCACCGAGCGCACGTTGCATTGACCCAGCGAGCTGCAGCAAAAGCCAACGCTAATTTACTAATCCATCCAGTCGTTGGCATGACAAAGCCTGGCGACATTGACCATTTTTGCCGAGTGAGGTGCTACGAGGCAGTGTTAAAGCGTTTTCCAGAACAGACCACGATGTTGTCGCTTCTTCCACTCGCAATGCGTATGGCAGGGCCCCGCGAAGCGCTTTGGCATGCAATGATTCGCAAGAATTACGGGTGCACACACTTCATTGTAGGACGAGATCATGCCGGACCAGGAAAAGACACAGCCGGTAGGCCTTTTTATGGTCCATACGATGCGCAAAATCTTGTCCAAAAGTATGCCGACGAAATTGAGATCGAGATGGTTCCCTTCAGGGAGATGGTGTATGTCAGCAGTCGAGCGGAATATCGGCCTGTGGACGAAGTGACTGAAGACGATCAAATAGAGTCCATCTCAGGCACTGAGTTTCGCCGTCGTCTACAAAATGACTTGCCAATCCCGGAATGGTTCTCCTATCCGGAGGTGGTGAAAGAATTGCGGCGAACAATTCGGCCGAGAGCCAGGCAAGGTTATACAGTCTTTTTTACCGGCCTTTCCGGGGCAGGGAAATCGACACTGGCCAATGCACTGATGCAGAAATTGCTGGAGATTGGCGGAAGGAGTGTAACGCTTTTGGACGGAGATATTGTTCGTCAGAACCTTTCTAGTGAACTCGGCTTTTCAAAAGCACATCGTGATCTCAACATTCGTCGCATTGGCTTTGTCGCCGCAGAGATCACCAAAGCGGGGGGAGTTGCGATTTGTGCACCCATCGCCCCTTATCGTGAAACACGTCGTGCTGTTCGAAAGATGGTCTCCGAGTATGGCGGTTTTGTCGAAGTCTATGTTTCAACCCCGCTTGAAGTGTGTGAGGCGAGGGACCCTAAAGGATTATATGCAAAAGCTCGCGCTGGCCTTATTAAGCAATTTACCGGCATCGATGATCCGTACGAAGCGCCGGAGTCGCCTGAGCTGAGTATTGATACGTCACAAGAGACGGTTTTGGAGTCGGTGCAAAGAATCATTTTGCACCTTGAATCAGAAGGATACATTTCAGCCTGA